A stretch of Vicinamibacterales bacterium DNA encodes these proteins:
- a CDS encoding VOC family protein gives MKRIWTIIGVSDVPGSCKWYQAIFGQPETPPGHDHFGQILDTDGTVLLCLHQWGAHEHPSLMSPDEVPPGNGLLLFFRVDDFDLALKRARALVTRLEEEPHVNPNTRTREFSLRDPDGYYVTMSALSAPPPAKRRPRLASLPIQARR, from the coding sequence ATGAAACGCATCTGGACGATCATTGGCGTCAGCGACGTCCCCGGCAGCTGCAAATGGTACCAGGCGATCTTTGGCCAGCCCGAGACGCCTCCGGGCCATGACCACTTTGGTCAGATCCTGGATACGGATGGAACGGTCTTGCTCTGCCTCCACCAGTGGGGCGCGCACGAGCATCCCTCCTTGATGAGTCCGGACGAGGTGCCACCTGGCAACGGGCTCCTCTTGTTCTTCCGCGTCGACGATTTCGACCTGGCACTCAAGCGAGCACGCGCTCTCGTCACCCGGCTCGAAGAGGAACCGCACGTGAACCCGAACACTCGAACAAGGGAGTTCTCACTCCGGGATCCGGACGGATACTACGTCACAATGAGTGCGCTCTCGGCGCCACCTCCCGCGAAAAGACGGCCTCGCCTGGCGTCGCTTCCGATCCAGGCCCGCCGCTGA
- a CDS encoding type II toxin-antitoxin system RelE/ParE family toxin yields MTELTWSPRSVADLEEIRTFIEADSPAWADLTVRRVVAAVERLQQFPDSGRMVPERHSPDLREVISGNFRIVYRRRTTTVEIATVFRWSRDFSALTDSHSV; encoded by the coding sequence GTGACCGAGCTCACTTGGTCTCCGCGCTCGGTTGCGGATCTCGAAGAGATTCGCACGTTCATTGAGGCCGACTCGCCGGCCTGGGCAGACTTGACCGTCCGTCGTGTGGTTGCCGCGGTCGAACGCCTTCAACAGTTTCCTGATTCGGGACGTATGGTGCCGGAGCGGCACTCGCCCGATCTGAGAGAAGTCATTTCCGGCAACTTTCGCATCGTGTATCGACGACGAACGACTACCGTGGAGATCGCAACGGTGTTTCGATGGTCGCGCGATTTCTCCGCGCTAACTGACAGTCATTCTGTCTAG
- a CDS encoding dihydrofolate reductase family protein — translation MSTVFVNIGLSLDGYMAPEGMTMENPGYKNWGAKWGALMAWIINQQYFRENLKFGPGGETGPVNDLVRSTSERIGANIMGKRMFDQGERAWPEEAPFHTPVYVLTNEKREPWVRPGGTTFYFINGGPERALELARESAGSRDIRIAGGADVIQQYLNLGVVDELEIALAPVLFGGGRRLFENLREPGPQFRIDKVLDSPSATHLRYVRH, via the coding sequence GTGAGCACGGTATTCGTCAACATTGGACTTAGCCTCGATGGCTACATGGCACCGGAAGGAATGACCATGGAGAATCCCGGGTACAAGAACTGGGGTGCCAAGTGGGGTGCGCTGATGGCCTGGATCATCAATCAGCAGTACTTCCGCGAGAACCTCAAGTTCGGACCAGGGGGAGAGACCGGCCCGGTCAATGACCTGGTTCGCAGCACCTCAGAGCGCATCGGTGCCAACATTATGGGCAAGCGAATGTTCGACCAAGGCGAGCGCGCCTGGCCAGAGGAGGCTCCGTTTCACACACCGGTGTACGTTCTGACCAATGAGAAACGCGAACCTTGGGTGCGCCCCGGTGGGACGACCTTTTACTTCATCAATGGCGGGCCGGAGCGCGCCCTGGAGCTGGCTCGGGAATCCGCAGGCAGCCGTGATATTCGTATCGCGGGTGGAGCGGATGTAATCCAGCAATACCTGAACCTGGGTGTCGTCGACGAGCTGGAAATTGCCTTGGCACCCGTGTTGTTTGGCGGCGGGCGGCGTCTCTTCGAGAACCTACGCGAGCCTGGGCCGCAGTTTCGGATTGACAAGGTTCTTGATAGTCCAAGCGCCACACACTTGCGCTATGTGCGTCATTGA
- a CDS encoding amidase, whose amino-acid sequence MRVTTGSKHLISRRSALALLGASVVVPFAACKGAGSSQATVVGSASGEALHYMSLRDVARRIAAREQSPVDLAQRMLDRIAKLDPILKSYATVTRDQALADAHVAEQEIQAGKYRGPLHGVPSAVKDLCYTKGVRTMGGSAVYKTFVPDFDGTVVSRLHAAGAVLLGKLNLTEGATAGYSPAFDVPRNPWNTDYWPGLSSSGAGVAAAAGLCFAAIGTDTGGSIRFPSSANGVVGLKPTYGRVSRYGVLPFAESLDHVGPMARSVADVAIMFDAIAGHDPSDPTSLDAPPPNAFRELGQSIRGLRIGIDRKYALEGVNRGDAAALEEVLKVLAGLGVQIVDVRMPDLSSLLDVWQTIAGVEIVQAHHATYPSRASEYGPYLREFLDSGARQTSEHLAQAKRARAALTAQFASLLDSVDAMACPAGGSPAWRIARETQVGPLGALHAAWSAAAPRAMDFTGPMDLAGTPAICLPSGFSRDGLPYSIQFAGRRLSEPLLCRIASAYEEATGWHDRHPNVDAL is encoded by the coding sequence ATGAGAGTCACCACGGGGAGTAAGCATTTGATATCCAGGCGCAGCGCACTGGCGCTGTTGGGCGCGAGTGTTGTCGTTCCCTTCGCCGCGTGCAAAGGGGCAGGCTCGTCTCAGGCCACCGTGGTCGGCAGCGCCAGCGGCGAAGCCCTGCACTACATGAGCCTCCGCGACGTGGCCCGCCGCATTGCAGCGCGCGAACAATCTCCTGTGGATCTCGCCCAGCGCATGCTGGATCGCATCGCGAAACTCGATCCCATCCTGAAGAGTTACGCGACGGTCACGCGTGACCAGGCCCTGGCTGACGCCCACGTTGCCGAGCAGGAGATACAGGCTGGCAAGTATCGTGGGCCACTGCACGGAGTGCCGAGCGCCGTGAAGGATCTCTGTTACACGAAGGGCGTCCGTACCATGGGCGGATCGGCTGTGTACAAGACATTCGTCCCGGACTTCGACGGCACCGTGGTATCGAGGCTCCACGCCGCGGGTGCGGTGTTGCTCGGCAAGCTGAATCTCACGGAAGGGGCGACGGCCGGTTACAGCCCCGCCTTCGATGTTCCTCGAAACCCTTGGAACACGGACTATTGGCCCGGCCTGTCCTCGAGCGGGGCAGGTGTCGCCGCAGCGGCCGGTCTGTGTTTTGCCGCGATTGGCACCGACACTGGTGGGTCAATTCGCTTTCCGTCGTCAGCCAACGGTGTCGTCGGCCTCAAGCCGACGTACGGGCGTGTCAGTCGATACGGGGTGCTGCCATTCGCCGAGTCCCTCGATCACGTCGGCCCGATGGCTCGCTCGGTCGCCGACGTGGCCATCATGTTCGACGCCATTGCCGGGCACGATCCCAGCGATCCCACGTCACTCGATGCGCCGCCGCCGAACGCGTTCAGAGAGCTCGGACAGAGCATTCGAGGTCTGCGGATTGGCATCGACCGCAAGTACGCCCTCGAGGGCGTGAACAGGGGCGACGCCGCGGCACTCGAGGAGGTACTGAAGGTGCTGGCCGGGCTCGGCGTGCAGATCGTGGATGTCCGCATGCCAGACCTGTCGTCGCTGCTGGATGTCTGGCAGACGATTGCGGGCGTGGAGATCGTGCAGGCGCACCATGCGACCTACCCGTCGCGAGCGAGCGAGTACGGTCCATACCTTCGCGAATTCCTCGACAGCGGCGCACGCCAGACGAGCGAACACCTTGCTCAGGCAAAGCGGGCGCGCGCGGCGTTGACTGCACAGTTCGCCAGTCTGCTCGACTCGGTGGATGCCATGGCATGCCCAGCGGGCGGATCTCCCGCCTGGCGCATCGCCAGAGAGACGCAGGTCGGCCCCCTGGGCGCCCTCCATGCAGCGTGGTCCGCTGCCGCGCCGAGGGCGATGGACTTCACGGGGCCGATGGATCTGGCCGGTACTCCGGCGATTTGCCTTCCGTCCGGCTTCTCAAGGGATGGACTACCCTACAGCATTCAGTTTGCCGGCCGCCGCCTCAGTGAGCCCCTGCTTTGTCGCATCGCCAGTGCGTACGAGGAGGCGACAGGCTGGCATGACCGTCATCCCAATGTCGACGCTCTTTGA